One Legionellales bacterium genomic region harbors:
- a CDS encoding ATP-binding cassette domain-containing protein codes for MLVRLKEIYLAFGLKPLLDHVDTVIPEGQRIALVGRNGEGKSSFLKLLANQLQADAGKIEFKSGTRVSYLLQSVPNIQDSVSSIIAKPLEEQCESWEIAARVEKTLDFFQLAGDKAFNDLSGGLKRRVLLAQAWITEPNLLLLDEPTNHLDIQAIDFLEQILLTYQGTLLFVSHDRQFTRHLATQVFDLDRGKLTTWQCGYDDYVQRKQDYLQAEEKEQARFDKKLQQEEVWIRQGIKARRTRNEGRVRALEAMRRQRANRRAKIGTVNLNLTSAQNSGQSVINAENITYAYSSSPIIQAFSIDIMRGDKIGIIGSNGCGKTTLIKILLKELPTQTGKVKLGTNLDILYFDQLRQQIDDEQSVLDNVAQGQSHVEFAGKTTHIMGYLQQFLFAPERALSPAGSLSGGERNRLLLAKLFTKPANFLVLDEPSNDLDVETLELLEALLVNFNGTILLVSHDRELINNVVTSTLVFENNGHIQEYVGGYDDYLRQTQAKSTVKATEKKLGLAAPVKINKSKLEYEEQKELGKIPDKISKLEKDIQQLQVDLADNSLYENANKPRLDQLTALLQTKEHQLNQLYDRWEILENKK; via the coding sequence GTGTTAGTTCGTTTAAAAGAAATTTATTTAGCGTTTGGGTTAAAACCTTTGCTAGACCACGTCGATACCGTGATCCCCGAAGGGCAGCGCATTGCTTTGGTGGGGCGTAATGGTGAAGGTAAATCTTCATTTTTAAAATTATTAGCAAACCAACTGCAAGCGGATGCCGGAAAAATTGAATTTAAAAGTGGGACAAGAGTCAGCTACTTATTGCAATCGGTACCCAATATTCAAGATAGTGTCTCCAGTATTATTGCAAAACCATTAGAAGAACAATGCGAAAGCTGGGAAATTGCTGCACGGGTAGAAAAAACCTTAGATTTTTTTCAATTAGCGGGCGATAAAGCATTCAATGATTTATCGGGTGGTTTGAAACGCCGCGTGCTATTAGCGCAAGCCTGGATAACAGAACCCAATTTATTATTACTCGATGAGCCAACGAATCATCTTGATATTCAAGCCATCGATTTTTTAGAACAAATTTTATTAACTTATCAAGGCACATTGTTATTTGTCAGTCACGATCGTCAATTTACGCGGCACTTAGCGACGCAAGTGTTCGATCTCGATCGAGGGAAATTAACCACTTGGCAGTGCGGTTACGATGATTACGTGCAACGCAAACAAGACTATTTACAAGCAGAAGAAAAAGAACAGGCTCGTTTTGATAAAAAACTACAACAAGAAGAAGTGTGGATCCGCCAGGGCATTAAAGCTCGGCGTACGCGTAACGAAGGACGAGTGCGCGCCTTGGAAGCCATGCGTCGTCAACGCGCCAATCGTCGCGCAAAAATAGGTACGGTTAATTTAAACCTGACTAGCGCACAAAATTCCGGCCAGAGTGTAATCAATGCAGAAAATATTACCTATGCGTATTCATCATCACCCATCATTCAAGCATTTTCCATCGATATTATGCGCGGCGATAAAATTGGGATTATTGGATCGAATGGCTGTGGTAAAACAACGTTAATTAAAATATTACTAAAAGAATTACCCACGCAAACGGGCAAAGTTAAATTAGGGACAAATTTAGATATTTTGTATTTTGATCAATTACGTCAACAAATTGATGATGAGCAAAGCGTGTTAGATAATGTTGCGCAAGGACAGAGTCATGTCGAATTTGCTGGAAAAACCACGCATATCATGGGTTATTTGCAACAATTTTTATTTGCACCCGAACGCGCATTGAGTCCCGCTGGGAGTTTATCGGGTGGTGAGCGTAATCGATTGTTGCTAGCAAAGTTATTCACTAAGCCTGCCAATTTTTTAGTGCTCGATGAACCCAGCAATGATTTGGATGTGGAAACCTTAGAATTATTAGAAGCATTATTAGTCAATTTTAATGGCACTATTTTATTGGTCAGTCACGATCGGGAATTAATTAATAATGTTGTAACCAGTACGCTGGTATTTGAAAATAACGGCCATATTCAAGAATATGTGGGGGGCTATGATGATTATTTGCGGCAAACACAGGCTAAATCTACGGTGAAGGCCACTGAAAAAAAACTGGGCTTAGCTGCGCCTGTTAAAATTAATAAATCCAAATTAGAGTATGAAGAACAAAAAGAGTTAGGCAAAATCCCCGACAAGATTAGTAAATTAGAAAAAGACATTCAACAATTGCAGGTGGATTTGGCTGATAATAGTTTATATGAAAATGCCAATAAACCACGATTAGATCAATTGACGGCATTGTTGCAAACCAAAGAACATCAATTAAACCAATTGTATGATCGTTGGGAGATCTTAGAAAATAAAAAGTAA